GCCCTCACCATTCGCCTGGAGGCCGGCAGTGCCAATGAGACCGTCGAAATCCGGGGGCGCGCTCCCAGCGTGCAGGCCGACGGCGGCCAGATCGAGATGCGCATCGATGCCCGCAATGTCGTCGAGCTTCCCATCATCGACCGCAACTATCAGGAACTCATCGGCTTGCAGTCCGGCGTGACCCCGCCGCAACCCGCCGTGGACCTGG
This portion of the Phycisphaerales bacterium genome encodes:
- a CDS encoding carboxypeptidase-like regulatory domain-containing protein encodes the protein MTNTSTNTSQRVLTGPDGAFSVSNLGPGVYRVEVETQGYKRTTQQNVELTTTGPTALTIRLEAGSANETVEIRGRAPSVQADGGQIEMRIDARNVVELPIIDRNYQELIGLQSGVTPPQPAVDL